One genomic region from Dehalobacter restrictus DSM 9455 encodes:
- a CDS encoding energy-coupling factor ABC transporter permease: MNSKRIMMIASITLMLILLPQNVFAMHIMEGFLPPVWCISWGVLTIPFLAYGLYSLRKLTTESSKVKLLLAMAGAFVFVLSSLKIPSVTGSCSHPTGTGLGAILFGPAIMSILGIIVLLFQAILLAHGGLTTLGANTFSMAVVGPFVAFAVYLIVLKAKGPRSLAIFLAATLGDLATYITTSIQLALAFPDPTGGITVSAAKFLGIFAVTQIPLAISEGILTVIIFNAIMNYLKGDELQSLKIFSKGAAR, from the coding sequence ATGAATAGTAAAAGAATAATGATGATCGCAAGCATTACGTTGATGCTGATCTTATTGCCTCAAAACGTTTTCGCCATGCATATTATGGAAGGTTTTTTGCCCCCGGTTTGGTGTATTTCCTGGGGTGTCCTGACAATCCCGTTTTTAGCTTATGGTTTGTATTCCCTGCGTAAGTTGACGACAGAATCTTCAAAAGTGAAGTTACTGCTGGCGATGGCCGGTGCGTTTGTCTTTGTCTTATCCTCTCTGAAAATACCCTCCGTTACCGGAAGCTGTTCACATCCCACCGGAACAGGGTTAGGCGCAATTTTATTCGGTCCGGCGATCATGAGTATCCTTGGCATCATTGTTTTATTATTCCAGGCTATTTTGCTGGCCCATGGAGGGCTTACGACTCTGGGAGCGAATACATTTTCCATGGCGGTTGTTGGTCCGTTTGTAGCCTTTGCTGTTTATCTTATTGTGCTCAAAGCAAAAGGACCCCGGTCACTGGCAATCTTCTTAGCGGCAACACTTGGGGATTTAGCTACCTATATTACAACATCAATTCAGCTGGCACTTGCTTTTCCTGACCCAACGGGAGGGATTACAGTTTCTGCAGCTAAATTTTTGGGTATTTTTGCTGTTACCCAAATCCCCTTGGCAATCAGTGAAGGAATACTGACTGTGATTATCTTCAATGCAATTATGAATTACCTTAAAGGCGATGAACTTCAATCCTTAAAAATATTTTCCAAGGGGGCCGCACGATGA